A window from Cryptomeria japonica chromosome 1, Sugi_1.0, whole genome shotgun sequence encodes these proteins:
- the LOC131028048 gene encoding alpha-amylase-like, with translation MGKIGGELLVTVILLGFIIRASTQTPSGGNNKSDPLDIVFFQGFNWESWKSGSWYNVLKGAAKEIAGAGITDVWFPPPSQSVAPQGYLPGKLYDLDESKYGSSSELRKAVQAFHQNGVRCVCDIVINHRTGSKQDDKGNWCIFEGGTDDDRLDWGAWAIPVHDKPYSCGMGNADTGYDYEAAPDVDHTNSRVQRELSEWMKWLMSDIGFDGWRFDFGRGYAGNLLAMYIQNTAPAFAVGEVWDTLNFGNGGENAHRQRLVDWVHSTGDHSATFDFTTKGILQLAVQNNELWRLRDSNGKPSGMIGVWPEKAITFIDNHDTGSTQNLWPFPPDKLMQGYAYILTHPGVPTIFYDHFQDTNLKEGIKKLIEIRKRNQIKANSACTIITAESDLYMANIEEKVIMKIGARYDVGKFLPSKDFQLATSGNDYAVWERKA, from the exons ATGGGTAAGATTGGAGGTGAATTATTAGTCACGGTCATATTATTAGGGTTCATCATTCGTGCCTCGACCCAGACACCATCAGGCGGCAACAACAAATCTGATCCTCTGGATATTGTCTTTTTTCAG GGATTCAATTGGGAGTCCTGGAAGAGCGGTTCATGGTACAACGTACTGAAAGGGGCCGCAAAAGAGATAGCAGGAGCCGGTATAACAGATGTCTGGTTTCCCCCACCTTCTCAGTCTGTAGCTCCACAAG GTTATCTGCCGGGGAAGCTGTACGACCTGGACGAATCCAAGTATGGAAGTTCCTCTGAGCTGCGGAAGGCAGTGCAGGCGTTCCACCAGAACGGAGTGCGGTGTGTGTGCGACATAGTCATCAATCACAGGACGGGCTCAAAGCAGGACGACAAAGGCAACTGGTGTATTTTCGAAGGAGGAACAGATGACGACCGCCTCGACTGGGGCGCCTGGGCCATTCCCGTCCACGACAAACCCTACTCATGTGGCATGGGCAACGCAGACACTGGATATGACTACGAGGCTGCACCTGACGTCGACCACACAAACTCGCGTGTGCAGCGCGAGTTGTCTGAGTGGATGAAGTGGCTTATGTCCGACATCGGCTTTGACGGCTGGAGGTTCGATTTCGGCAGAGGATACGCGGGGAATTTGCTGGCTATGTACATCCAAAACACCGCCCCTGCTTTCGCTGTGGGCGAGGTGTGGGACACACTCAATTTTGGAAACGGAGGAGAGAATGCTCATCGGCAGAGACTGGTCGATTGGGTTCACTCCACCGGCGATCACTCTGCCACTTTCGACTTTACTACCAAAGGAATTCTGCAGCTTGCTGTGCAGAACAACGAGCTCTGGCGTTTAAGGGACTCCAACGGCAAACCCTCTGGCATGATCGGCGTCTGGCCCGAAAAGGCCATCACCTTCATTGATAACCACGACACGGGCTCTACGCAGAACTTGTGGCCCTTTCCTCCTGATAAACTTATGCAAGGATATGCCTATATTCTCACTCACCCCGGAGTGCCAACCATT TTTTATGATCATTTCCAGGACACGAACTTGAAGGAGGGCATAAAAAAGCTGATTGAAATACGAAAGAGAAACCAAATCAAGGCCAACAGTGCTTGCACCATCATAACCGCAGAGTCCGACCTGTACATGGCCAACATCGAGGAAAAGGTTATCATGAAAATCGGAGCCAGATATGATGTGGGAAAGTTCCTCCCGTCTAAAGATTTCCAGCTCGCCACATCGGGAAACGACTATGCTGTCTGGGAAAGGAAGGCTTAA